The genomic interval CATTGCATTGATCGTTTCTAACACTAGCTTTGAAGAGCAGATAACATATTTATGAAATAGGAAACCCCATAATTGATTATGAAAAATACTAGCTGGGTGGAAGCTAAATCACGACCAAAACCATCAAATTTGTGCGTCCCATAAGTAAGAAATTGTAGCCTGTTTCTAAGTCTGTGTAGTTTTCCATCACGCTTCTcctgctctaaaaaaaaaatccaaactccatatgtaatgatttttcttcaaactgGGGAAGTCTTGAAAACCTTGTAACGTGTAAGTCTTTTTGCTATCCAGACTGTGCTTAGCCCAAATACAGAATTCTGCAGCACGCATCCAAGAAGCAGAGCTGATCCCGTAGTCCAGTTACATTTGTCAGAAAGTTACTGTTCCCCCTAGAAGCACCTTTAGACttcaagaaataattaaagatgATCCTATAGTGCTGTCCTGTTGCCTGAATAGGCCCTGGCCACGCATCCCCTATCCCCGGGAGGGAGCCTGCTGGCTGCGCTAGGTGCCCGCATTTTGGCGGTGAGGGATGGCTGGAGGGaactcctgcttttttttccacattagaAACCATGGTCAGCTTTTTAGTCAGTTGGATTTCCCTCACCTACTGCTAAAACTGTTATAATCCCCGTGGTATCTAATTTTtgtgcatttgcttttgctACACCCGACCTGAAAGAGGCAGTCGGGCTTTGGGGGCGAGGGCCCCTCCGGCCTCGCAGGGCAGCTCACGCTGCGATGATGAAGTTACTGTTCAGCCACGTACTTGTGAAACATCTTGGGAAAGTGTATGCTTGAAACTGCTAACTGTCCGACTGATCTGACTGAAATTGCCTGCTCTGGTAAAACCTTACCACGgtaaggagaaagaggaaagttaGAGAGGGACGtacaagtttcttttttttttttttttgcaggacatcatatgaaaataaaatatcagaaagaaCAAGGAATAGCTGGACTGAATGAAATATTGCTGAACTAAGTAAACTGAGTTTATTTTTTGAAGCGTGGCAAAATCATGCAAATATTATCTTACTAATTCATTATGAGGCATCCGCCTGCATCATTACTTGTCTCAGATGTCctaaagcattttaatatttccatttaaaaataatattgacAAATGTGAGAAAGTGTTTTTAACATTAGACAATATTATATTACAACATATCGCCATTTGAATACCTCATCCTTGGAAATGTACAAAATGccatttcaaaatgtaatttccaGTTTTAAAGCATTATTTGAAGATGCATTTGCGAGATGCTGACTAGATTCTATCTTTTTCCCCCAGACCTGTCATCCACTTCTGGAGTGCTTAAAATAAAGTGCACAGATACAGAGTAAGCTGAAACAGTCAAGAAGCAAtataatacaaaaatgtttcGAGTAAAGTGTGTTACTCAGATCTTTCTAAAGTACATTTCTCCCTTTATTCTGAAGGCCACAGCACAGACAACTCTGACTAATGCAAGTAATGGAACCAATCTCTTCCTTTGATCATCAAAAAGGTTATCTTTTTTGTAAACTAGGTCCAACTAGTTTTGCAATCTGTTTGGagcaaacatgaaagaaaaaggtttaaTTATCTTTCAATAAAgaatgattctttttcttttaacaaaatgaTCAGCTAAGACAGCATCAGGTCGTGACCGTCCCCGTGCATGTGGCACAGCCGGTGTGAGAGATGTATGTAGGACGTGACATTTGTGTACATCTTCTATCAGCGTAAGACGATATAACAATTTGTGTATTTAAACTAGGAGGACAAACTAAGCCAGTATGCTGGGGCTTCCCCTAAGTGATTTGTAAAAGCTACTCTCTAGTAGAGATTGACCTTTTAACTGAAGGCTGCATCATATTTACAAAAGCTTAGTGCGAAGTTTGTAAATAATCACAGATTTTCAATGGAGCTAgtcaaaatataaatacagaagaatgGAGAGGCTTGTTGGAGATCTAGAGATAAGAGAAAGCTGCTCACTCGCCCTATTTATAAACATGTATTTCCTATGTATATGTTGTGATATATCAAACATAAAGAGTTAGAAAAGCGGTATTCTTATTCCACTGTCTACCTAGGTTGGATGTTTTTTATGAGTTTGATACAGGAGTTACTGGATGAAACTCTGGCTCGTGTGATTCAGGAGGTCAGACTGGATGGTCATAATGCTTCCTCTGGCCTTGAAGTGCATCATTtgtgtgctttttatttttaaggcttCAAAATGAGACACTTTAAAGTTGGAAAGTAAAGAGTGGAATTGAAAAGAATCAAAGTATTTGCGTCATTTAGATTTATATGCTCTGTTGGTTTTTATCTAAGTTACTCCTGACTTACGCCAGCCTAAGATCAGACTCGGGGATTATGTATTCAAAGTAGAAAAGGCATATGAGGTTTTCATCAGGAACCTGGAGCTACAGAAAGAGTATGACAAATAAtcagaggaaaaacacaaaGAGCAGTTGGAAAACAATGGGAGTAAAATAAAGGATATGAATGgataagaaagggaaaaagaggattATCCTACCCCGAAGGTTAAAAGCAAGGATGTACAAGGTTCATACATCATTAAATTAGGGAAGTTCCGAGTCATTAGTGCAAAAAAGTGAGTCAAAATGTTGAGCTGTGCAGATGATTGTTACACAGCTGGAATGAAAGAAAACGAATAAGCGTTAATGCGCTAAAGGCAACAGCAAAGCAGTGACTACAGCAGcaagaatggatttttttgagAGCAAAGGATTAGCCGAGATCCCGAAGTACAGATGGTCTTGGGTGAAATAACCACCTTCACCTCGAGGGAGTAAGCAATGCCCATGGGTTGGTCACACAAAGAGGAGGAATTGATATGTAACCAAATGAAGAGAAGACTAATGGAAAGCAGGTCCCAGGGAAACTTGTAAGCCTCCCTCCCAATTTCTGGCtcattccaaaaaaaaaaaaaaaaaaaagaaagtaggaATAATCTTGCCGTGTTTTGGAACAGTACAGATAATTCTGCTGAATTTGAAACCAAATATTCGATAATTAAAAAGTTCCTAGGTCTTTGTTAATCAGAGTCACTATTTCAGGGGAAGTGTTTAGACCAAACCTGTCGATGTTAAtactttcattctctttttgtGAGTACCCTGCCTTCAGAAAATGCTCAGGATTATCAGCTAATGAGGCAAATtttcagtacagagataaaattCTGGATTTAGGAATGAAACGCCTGAGCCCATGCATAGGGAGTTGGGTTTGGGAGCCGTGTAAGGAAGCTCCAGTCTAAGCTTTTactgtttaaatttaaattttgccTGTCATTGATGCCATATCTCTTCTTATCCCCAATTTTCTTGCAGTTATTGATAGTGATACAAGCCTCAAAATTACCTTCCTGTCTCAATCATCTCTTAATGTGGTCTCCTCGTGTCAGCAATGCTTCCATCCCCCCTGTGCTTTTTACCTAGGACGGTAGCCTTGAAATTACTGTGATGTTTGTGAGTAGATTCAGTGATTCTGTCAGAGTAACACAGACTCAGCTTTTAACCTGAGTGTTTATTGTCTTGGAATAAAATCAGCAGGCTGAATACTTCTCTATTTCTCattctgtcttctcttcctctcagcTACAAATGAAGGAGAGTGCCAGTCTGTGGGCTGCGGGACGACGTATTTTCGAGGCAGCCAAAGCCAAGGGATGGCAGAGTTGTGAGCCTTGGAAGACCTGGCTGGATCTTCTGGTGCTGCCATCATCCCCGGTTAGGAGGTAAACTCTTCTCTGACACTGTCTTTCCCCTCCCACCCTCTACCAGCCCTGTCGTGTGCACCATCCATCCCGAGACAACCTGCTGAGCCCTGTTGTTTTAGGTAGAGCTTAACCACAAAACCCATCCACCGAGCATTCCTCGAACTTGAGCTGGTGTCAAGGCATACTGGAGGGTTGccaacattaaaatattatctCTGGCCATGCTGAAATGCCAGCAAAAACCTCTAGTGCAGAACTAACTTAGTACTGAAGGGGCTTCCCACCACCAGCTTTAACTGCACTCTTATTGACATAATTCATCAATTAAGATGAATTTAAAAAGATCTCTCTTGTCATGAACAGGGTATCGCTGGGCTCCTAGGAGCCACGATTTTCCACAGAGAGTTTGCAAGGTGGTAAGAGGCAGGATTGGGTGCCAGGTGAGACAGGTCTTGGAGACCTGCGGAAAAGGGTAGATgtaggcaaaggcagacgggATGTAGATGGGGAAAGCGGCTGCAGTGAAGCACAGAAGTGTTTTTCCCTCtcgccagcagcacccagtgagCCCTGGGCAGAGGCACCCCGCTCCTTCAGGGTGCAGAGACATCTTTTCCTGAAGCATCATGCATGGAACATTCTCCATTAAGCCATGCTTTGTGTTCAAAAGACTTCTCTCTACGTTATGTGTGTGGCTACTCAAACTGAGCTCTTCAGACCTCTTTCCTGCAGCCAGGCTCCCAGTTTGATCATATCAAGgctgtctgtttttaatttaaccCTTCCTTTTTGAGTGGATTTGTCTTGAAAGGCATGAAAAGGCTGGGCTCCCAAGCTACCTTACCTCCTCAAGAGCCACAGGAAGGTaagtgcatgtatttttaaaccacACCAAATTTACCCCTAATGCAACACACTGAAATAAAGCTACCAACATCAATGTAGCTGCACCGACCTTCTAAATGACCCCCTAGGTTTTAAGtcaaaaaaatttctgttttcctgggcAAAATTTTCCCGTAATACCTTCAAATGATCTTAAGTGTGCAAGTAATGACAACTGGTGTTTATGTAAGCAAAGCACGTGTGTGATGCTATTAAATCATGAAAGGGGCATGTGTGCGTATACATATATGGGGGGCATATACGTGCATCGCTACCAGCAAAGTTTATAAAGCTCTTTGAgcctgcagaaataattttattttattgaagaaaCAAGGAACAAACTCCACAGTAGTGTGGCCGCTTGGGTCCACAGGCACGTGCCTCTGGAGGAGGTCTGAATCATTTTGGGTTGCAGGGCGAGACATTATGCTGTCCCACAAGGTGTTCAGGGCAGGATGCAAGAGCACGGCGTCGAGGGGCAATTCTGGTCTCCTTGCCACGGGAAGGGAAACTCACAGTGAGTAAACCAGCCaaacctgctgcttctccctgccttGCACTGACCCCAGTCCCTCTCGTTTTCTCTCCTAGATGTGTCCCTCAGTCCAGCGAGacctcagcttctcctcaggTTTAGGGCAGTTTTTGCCAAATCTGGGGAAAAGCTGTGGGATCACCTCAACAGGGGACCCCGCTCCATTgagaggaggccacagagggTCTCTTTGGAGCCTTGACTCACCTGTGAATTTGGCAGCAAATAGaattgtgtgtgtatgtaaaaatatataggAATATGTACCTGTGTACATATGCCTGGCCAGCCAGAAAAAAGGGCTAGTCTGTGACCTGGGAGCTGGTCATCAGAGAGGGCCCAGGgtgcagccggggctgggggtgtttgggggtcccggggtgaGATCCATACTGCTGGGTCCCCATCACTGTGGGGACCTGCAGAAGAGGgccaaaaggggaaaaaataggtAAGAGGCTTGTAGGGCAAAGAGGCCACCCTGCCAACACCACCCGCTGATGGTGGGAAGCACCTGGCACCCCCTTCCTGTCACAAAAAATCCATGAAATGTTAAATGTAAAAAATCTCTGGGTGTGAGGACTGCAGTGCAGAGGTCCCCCCTTCCTGGGGTCTACCTTCCTTTCAGGGGACTTCTCCAGGGACAAGGGgccaccacctctgcctgttgCCCTTGAATTAGGACCAGGCAGAGGCTGCGGTGCCTGAAGCGCCACTGCCCGCTTTGGGGCCGGGTTTTCTGCCGTTGCTGCAAGGTAACACCAAGACAGCGGCTccattcccccctccccagctgtaCCCTAAATAAAGAGGGACTCTAAAAAGCAGCCCCTCTGAATGTGGCTGTCAGGCAAGCCAGCTAAAGCCGTGATCCAATCTGGCTGAAGTAAGATGTCTTTAACCTTTCAGATCtgctttaaatacatatatatacacccccccccgccccccagtgATGAGTAAAGCCCCAGCCCTCGCGGAGAAGCAATCTCAGCTGATGAAATGGCCAGCCAAGCGGCTTACACacccctggctgtgctccctccgTTAACAAGGTGGGCATTAGACCCCTTTCGTCACCGTTAATTCATTTGCTTACTCATTTGCTCCGCAGAGAAAGTTGTTAGCCTGTTGCATTTTTAAACCCCCGGCCAAAATCCCGGGTTGATGCCGAAATGGGCGTTTCAGGAGGGGTGGCTgcaacagaaattttttttttttaaatttttttttttaatttattttttcctggagcAGAAGAGGGAGTTTTGCCGGCAGCAGTGGGAGAGGCAGCTCCGCGGCGGGCGAGCCTTTCCCGCAGCCCTGCGCCTCCCGAAGCGCTCCTGCCTCGGCGCAGCACCGCATCCATACGGGGCGGGggatatacatatacatatatatatgtgtgtgtgtcgCTTGCGTGCGTGGTGAGCGCGGCGGTGCCTGCCCACGCGTGGGCACTACACGCGTAAAGCGAAGCGTGCGTGGCTGTAACACGCCCTGCCTGGCTACAGAGGGATGCTCCCGCGGGTTTTCCCGGGGAGCTCTCCGCTCCTCCCCGAGTTTTGGCCCGGTGGAACTGATGAAGGAGCCACATCGGTATTTCAAAAGCTCCCACGCGTCACCCCTCGTTGTTCTGAAAGCCCCGAGCGGGCTCtgcccgggggtggggggtggggggtgcccGTGCCCTCGCCCACGCAGGATCGTGCCCGGCGCAGACAGACGGCACCGCTGGAAAACTCGGGCGCTCCGGGTTCCAGATTCATTAAACCCGGCCGATTGCCATTTCTATTCTTTcgaaggtttttttcctcatctattTACCATTTACCAGCTCATCCATATGGAAGACATGGCTTACCCTGAGAACTGTACTTTTAGGACTAATTGATTCTGGTAATTAATTTGTTCTACCTGCTGGATCAGCTGGAAATGCTGTCCGTGTGCCCAAGGATTAGCACTTGCCTTTCTAACATCTTTCTTAATTATCTAATAGCATGGGTTGCGCGAATTCTGGCTCTATTAGAACACTTTTACTATTAACGGTAGTGATTGGAATTGTGATGACAACTCGATTTCAACAAATTAGAGCTTAAAATCAGGAGATGAAGGAGAAGTGCCTTCTTTTAATTTCCCTGAGTTTAACACCAATAATTAGAGCAATTTTCTGAGATGCGCATCGAAATTATCTCGGCTATGATGTGGTATATCACCCTCATTTTAGCAAATTGACTCCGGGGAAATGAATGTTACAGAttaggggcgggggggggggggggggggggagaaaaaaaaaaaaaaagacaaacagaggaaagacacagacacacaaaaaaaagtgttagcACAACACTGAGCGGGGAATGGATGGGAACAAACCCGCACCGGGGGGATAACCTGAGCGAGAGGCACAAACTGCGTGTGGGGGGGCAGTTAGGAGCGGAGCGTGGGACGGGCGGCAAAGCGCCGCTATTCCCACCCCCaagtttttccctttaaaaaaaaaaaaaaaaggaggagacgCTCCTGTTTGGGAAAAAGCCCCAGCCCTGGCGCTCGGACCGGGGCCGAGGGCAACCGCGCTGCCGGGGTGCTGCGCGCCCCCTCCGCGCCGCGGCGGTGCTTTGGTAGCCCGGCGGTGCTTTGGGTGGCCCGGCGGTGGTCTGGGTGGCCCGGCGGTGCTTTGGTGGCCCGGCGGTGCTTTGGTGGCCCAGCGGTGGGTTGGGTGGCCCGGGGGTGCTTTGGTGGCCCGGCGGTGGTCTGGGTGGCCCGGCGGTGGTCTGGGTGGCCCGGCGGTGGGTTGGGTGGCCCGGCGGTGCTTTGGAGGCCCGGCGGTGGTCTGGGTGGCCCGGCGGTCGGTTGGTGGCCCGGCGGTGGGTTGGGTGGCCCGGGGGTGCTTTGGTGGCCCGGGGGTGCTTTGGTGGCCCGGCGGTGGGTTGGGTGGCCCGGCGGTGGGTTGGTGGCCCGGCGGTGGTTTGGGTGGCCCGGCGGGCccgtccccccgcccgcccgctcgcTATTGGCTCGCTGGAGCCCCCTTCCCACCGCGCCTCAAAGGCGCGCATCTCCCCGCGCAGCCCAAACCCACCCGCCTCGCATCCCCCGGCTCCTCCGCTTGACTTCTGACTGGGGgaatatatatagagagagattATTATCATTTGAATTTGCtccggatttttttttttaaattgttttttatttgttatcatcatttttatttctcatcctCGGGCCCGGGAGGTGCAGCCGGCCGCCCTCTCCCCGCCGCAGCCAGCGCCCAGCCCGGCTCCTGCTttccccgctgccccaggcgGGGACGACCGCAATGAACCTGAACTTCACCTCGCCCGTGCACCCCGTCTCCGCGCCCAGGCCCACCTCCTTCTTCATCGAGgacatcctgctgcacaagccCAAGCCCTTGCGGGAGGCGCCCCCCGAGCACTTCCCCGGCTCCTTGGCCTCCCGCGTCCCCCTCTTGGACTATGGGTACCCCCTGATGCCCACCCCGACGCTCCTGGCGCCTCAcccgcaccctgccctgcaCAAGCCggagcaccaccaccacccctacTTCCTCACCGCCTCGGGTAAGTGCAGCCCTTCGCGGGGCAGGAGCCGCCCGAagcccccgggcagcgccggcttCGTTGTCGGGGAGGGAGCCCAGCGCGCTGCGGCTTGCCGGCCGCCTGGTCGCCCGAGACCTTGAGGGTTTCCCTCTCTTtacccccttttttaaaaaaaaaaaaattatttttggaccggtaacatttctttttccgCGCGTTGCCCCTGCAGACGGCGTCCGGGCTTGGCTGCCCCCCGCACGGCGGGGCCGTgccggctccccccggggctgggacaggctccccccccggggctgggacaggcttcccccccccgggccgtgccggctccccccggggctgggacaggctccccccccggggctgggacAGGCTCCCCCCCCGGGCCGTGCCGGCTCCCCCCAGGCTGGGACAGGCTCCCCCCGGCCGGCCGgagcccggggctcccccccgGAGCAGGGACCCGCGCTCagcccctccccgcgccccttCCTCGCCCTGGAATCTCTGTTGACAAAATTCCCAAATCTCTTCTGGATCtgagtgtatttttttaacagaaaaaggagattATGTGTCTTGTGTTATTTTATGATACAATAAGACATAAGCTAATGCATTACTAATGACTTGAACAAATAATTATGAATGTATTTTTCCCACACATTTTTTTTGAGGACCCTCCTCCCGACTTTCCAGCGGGCAGCGCAAGTCGCGCACCGGCCGCGGCTCTcctcctgcccgctcccctcccagcctttTCCAGGGCTCCCCCCGCTTTTTTCCGCGCCCGTTTCGTTGCGGTTTAacagccggggggggggaaggtttCCCCGCCAGCCTCGCCGGGCTGAGCCCCCCTTTCCCTGGCTGGGGCGGGCGAAGCGCTTCGCGAAGCCCCGTGTTTTCACAGCAACGAGACCCCCCAAACCGAAGCAATAAAGCCACCTCCAAAAcgaaataaaggagaaaaataacactagaggaggcgggggggggccccgctccctgcccgaGCCCCCGCCGTGTGTCCCCCCAGGAATGCCGGTGCCAGCCCTCTTCCCGCACCACGCTCACGCCGAGCTGCCCGGGAAGCACTGCCGCCGCCGCAAAGCCCGCACCGTTTTCTCCGACTCGCAGCTCTCCGGCCTGGAGAAGAGGTTTGAGATCCAGCGTTACCTCTCCACGCCCGAGCGGGTGGAGCTGGCCACGGCCCTCAGCCTCTCCGAGACCCAGGTACGGGGGTCCCGCCGGGAagggctctgcccccccccagcccctgcagcatccccacaTTCGCTTTCcaatttttattcccttttttttttttttttccttctttctctccccccacTCCCGCTCTCCCCAGGTGAAAACCTGGTTCCAGAACCGTCGGATGAAGCACAAAAAGCAGCTGCGGAAGAGCCAGGACGACCCCAAGCCCCCGGGCGGCGAGGAGAGCCGGGAGCAGAGCTCGCCCGAGCCCGAGCTGCCCGGGGCCGAGCCCCGCaagggcccccccggccccttcctGCTCCCGGAGCCCGAGGACGAGGTGGATATCCTGGAGGAGGGGGAGCTCTGCGCCGGCCCCCACCGCCTCTAGGAGcgccgggggcggcccggcttggccccggggtccccccccc from Pelecanus crispus isolate bPelCri1 chromosome 19, bPelCri1.pri, whole genome shotgun sequence carries:
- the BSX gene encoding brain-specific homeobox protein homolog, translating into MNLNFTSPVHPVSAPRPTSFFIEDILLHKPKPLREAPPEHFPGSLASRVPLLDYGYPLMPTPTLLAPHPHPALHKPEHHHHPYFLTASGMPVPALFPHHAHAELPGKHCRRRKARTVFSDSQLSGLEKRFEIQRYLSTPERVELATALSLSETQVKTWFQNRRMKHKKQLRKSQDDPKPPGGEESREQSSPEPELPGAEPRKGPPGPFLLPEPEDEVDILEEGELCAGPHRL